From one Lycium ferocissimum isolate CSIRO_LF1 chromosome 5, AGI_CSIRO_Lferr_CH_V1, whole genome shotgun sequence genomic stretch:
- the LOC132058502 gene encoding F-box/FBD/LRR-repeat protein At1g13570-like isoform X2, with product MAMMRCKQLEVEGDKLDRLTNLPINVQHRIQESLSIEEAARMSVLSRPWRHVWASIPKLVFSPHFCQSKPSDTLINVINTILLQHHGAIKTFHLNISSIPSSQHSVIDQWMFLLSRNGVMDLTLQNLDNKAPYRLSYPMYGVELERLSLSNCIFKPPCSFRGFHKLKKLSLLKVALEDVATSFLWMPNLVYLLDLLFLLSSKKNGGVEVNVNHFEGPACRTLGLNKLQQLKIDNFHGSRTEMLFVRSILSSAPLLLKTIINEDADSVHESQRLKISKELMGFPRASPKLEIICEQSEMDTDVLY from the exons ATGGCAATGATGCGTTGTAAGCAACTTGAAGTTGAAGGGGACAAACTTGATAGACTTACCAATCTTCCCATCAATGTGCAACACCGGATTCAAGAAAGCTTGTCTATTGAGGAAGCCGCAAGAATGAGCGTTTTGTCTAGACCCTGGAGACATGTTTGGGCTTCAATCCCCAAGCTTGTATTTTCTCCCCATTTTTGCCAGAGCAAGCCATCAGATACATTAATAAACGTCATTAATACAATTCTCTTGCAGCACCATGGAGCCATTAAGACATTCCACCTGAATATTTCATCAATACCTTCTTCCCAGCACTCAGTTATCGATCAATGGATGTTTTTGTTGTCAAGAAATGGCGTCATGGATCTCACCCTTCAGAATCTAGACAATAAAGCTCCTTATAGATTGTCTTACCCTATGTACGGTGTGGAACTAGAAAGGTTGAGCCTGTCCAACTGCATTTTCAAGCCGCCATGCAGCTTTAGGGGTTTCCACAAGCTCAAAAAGCTTTCACTACTCAAAGTTGCCTTGGAAGACGTTGCAACCTCTTTCTTGTGGATGCCAAACCTTGTGTATCTGCTG GACCTTCTATTTCTGTTGAGCTCGAAGAAGAATGGTGGCGTGGAAGTCAATGTAAATCATTTTGAAGGACCAGCTTGCAGGACACTAGGACTCAACAAGCTACAACAATTGAAAATAGATAACTTCCATGGTTCAAGAACCGAAATGCTCTTTGTAAGGTCTATACTTTCCTCTGCTCCTTTACTCCTGAAGACCATCATTAATGAAGACGCAGACAGTGTTCATGAAAGCCAACGCTTGAAGATCTCAAAGGAGTTGATGGGGTTTCCTCGGGCATCTCCtaaattggaaataatatgTGAACAATCAGAAATGGACACGGATGTGCTTTATTGA
- the LOC132058502 gene encoding F-box/FBD/LRR-repeat protein At1g13570-like isoform X1 codes for MAMMRCKQLEVEGDKLDRLTNLPINVQHRIQESLSIEEAARMSVLSRPWRHVWASIPKLVFSPHFCQSKPSDTLINVINTILLQHHGAIKTFHLNISSIPSSQHSVIDQWMFLLSRNGVMDLTLQNLDNKAPYRLSYPMYGVELERLSLSNCIFKPPCSFRGFHKLKKLSLLKVALEDVATSFLWMPNLVYLLVRGCSGFPNSKIYAPKLLQIFFLIWRTKPIELGHFMDCQKLKTVILASSRNNKDKVINLTYLLNCWPDVLHFNLDSYYLKSFATELERLPTCLNSLRALTLFEFDFDDDDQIFSLLGMLKSSPNLEDLLFLLSSKKNGGVEVNVNHFEGPACRTLGLNKLQQLKIDNFHGSRTEMLFVRSILSSAPLLLKTIINEDADSVHESQRLKISKELMGFPRASPKLEIICEQSEMDTDVLY; via the coding sequence ATGGCAATGATGCGTTGTAAGCAACTTGAAGTTGAAGGGGACAAACTTGATAGACTTACCAATCTTCCCATCAATGTGCAACACCGGATTCAAGAAAGCTTGTCTATTGAGGAAGCCGCAAGAATGAGCGTTTTGTCTAGACCCTGGAGACATGTTTGGGCTTCAATCCCCAAGCTTGTATTTTCTCCCCATTTTTGCCAGAGCAAGCCATCAGATACATTAATAAACGTCATTAATACAATTCTCTTGCAGCACCATGGAGCCATTAAGACATTCCACCTGAATATTTCATCAATACCTTCTTCCCAGCACTCAGTTATCGATCAATGGATGTTTTTGTTGTCAAGAAATGGCGTCATGGATCTCACCCTTCAGAATCTAGACAATAAAGCTCCTTATAGATTGTCTTACCCTATGTACGGTGTGGAACTAGAAAGGTTGAGCCTGTCCAACTGCATTTTCAAGCCGCCATGCAGCTTTAGGGGTTTCCACAAGCTCAAAAAGCTTTCACTACTCAAAGTTGCCTTGGAAGACGTTGCAACCTCTTTCTTGTGGATGCCAAACCTTGTGTATCTGCTGGTTAGGGGGTGTAGTGGTTTTCCTAATTCGAAAATATATGCTCCAAAacttttgcaaatatttttccttatctGGCGCACCAAACCCATTGAGTTGGGTCATTTCATGGACTGTCAGAAGCTGAAAACAGTTATACTTGCATCATCAAGAAACAATAAAGACAAAGTGATAAACTTGACCTATCTTCTCAACTGCTGGCCTGACGTTCTTCATTTTAATCTGGACAGTTACTACCTCAAGTCTTTTGCTACTGAATTAGAGAGGCTCCCCACATGCCTCAATAGCTTGAGGGCTCTCACTTTATTTGAGTTCgattttgatgatgatgatcaaATATTTTCTCTTCTAGGAATGCTTAAAAGTTCTCCCAATTTGGAGGACCTTCTATTTCTGTTGAGCTCGAAGAAGAATGGTGGCGTGGAAGTCAATGTAAATCATTTTGAAGGACCAGCTTGCAGGACACTAGGACTCAACAAGCTACAACAATTGAAAATAGATAACTTCCATGGTTCAAGAACCGAAATGCTCTTTGTAAGGTCTATACTTTCCTCTGCTCCTTTACTCCTGAAGACCATCATTAATGAAGACGCAGACAGTGTTCATGAAAGCCAACGCTTGAAGATCTCAAAGGAGTTGATGGGGTTTCCTCGGGCATCTCCtaaattggaaataatatgTGAACAATCAGAAATGGACACGGATGTGCTTTATTGA
- the LOC132057976 gene encoding uncharacterized protein LOC132057976 — MVAKTLGNFFLFVQILVDNLSGTYARGRQLVWKFIYGTGISQVRGLKRRKEAADEEAKLALADYESSLKELEDNNEPKTQGTNISTGRRVFGAQKKQASEQPKKKVTSDNYYGDSDSEGEIDAREIGISAREENNFSEREVHFDPNALREESEIGHDSLFKSFDDIARDPNSRTSYEVSIFAADSWKKMNDSLVKGKQTKSANAKSASSSQITEPVVSKPDGEIINLSIC; from the exons ATGGTGGCAAAAACACTAGGTAATTTCTTCCTATTTGTCCAAATTTTGGTGGATAATTTATCCGGTACCTATGCTCGTGGGAGGCAGCTG GTTTGGAAGTTCATTTATGGTACTGGCATTTCACAGGTCCGTGGAttgaaaagaaggaaagaggcAGCCGATGAAGAAGCAAAGCTTGCTCTAGCAGACTATGAGTCATCATTGAAGGAGTTAGAAGACAACAACGAGCCAAAAACTCAAGGAACAAATATTTCAACTGGTAGGAGGGTTTTTGGTGCTCAAAAAAAGCAGGCATCTGAACAACCCAAAAAGAAAGTGACATCAGACAATTACTATGGTGACAGTGATAGTGAAGGTGAGATAGATGCCAGAGAAATTGGCATCAGTGCtcgtgaagaaaataatttttctgaGAGGGAAGTTCATTTTGATCCCAATGCACTTCGTGAAGAATCTGAGATTGGTCATGATTCTCTGTTTAAG AGTTTTGACGATATTGCAAGAGACCCCAACTCAAGGACATCGTATGAAGTTTCCATTTTTGCAGCCGACTCGTGGAAAAAG ATGAATGATTCGTTAGTTAAAGGCAAGCAGACAAAATCTGCAAACGCAAAAAGTGCAAGCTCTTCACAGATCACAGAACCTGTTGTGAGTAAGCCTGATGGGGAGATAATTAATCTCTCTATATGCTGA